One genomic segment of Terrihabitans soli includes these proteins:
- a CDS encoding CinA family protein, with product MHDAQNLEFSRIDKALIIAAWDLLDLCKAKGLTIVTAESCTGGLVAAALTDAPGASKVVDGGFVTYSNEAKQACLKVPKELLDRHGAVSEPVARAMAEGALAASPADLAVSITGIAGPEGGTAEKPVGLVHFAAARRGGPTIHREKRFGDTGRGQVRRDAAMEAIALLTEIAKLR from the coding sequence ATGCACGACGCACAAAATCTGGAGTTCTCGCGCATCGACAAGGCGCTGATTATCGCTGCCTGGGATCTGCTCGATCTCTGCAAGGCGAAGGGCCTGACCATCGTCACCGCCGAGAGCTGTACGGGCGGGCTTGTGGCTGCCGCCCTCACCGATGCGCCGGGCGCATCCAAGGTCGTCGATGGCGGCTTCGTTACCTATTCCAACGAGGCCAAACAGGCCTGCCTGAAGGTTCCGAAAGAGCTTCTCGACCGGCACGGCGCGGTGAGCGAGCCCGTCGCGCGCGCCATGGCCGAAGGGGCGCTCGCCGCCTCCCCCGCCGATCTTGCGGTGTCGATCACCGGCATTGCCGGGCCCGAAGGAGGCACGGCTGAAAAACCCGTCGGCCTCGTGCATTTCGCTGCCGCGCGGCGCGGCGGGCCGACCATCCACCGCGAAAAACGCTTCGGCGATACTGGCCGCGGTCAGGTGCGCCGCGACGCGGCTATGGAAGCAATCGCGCTTCTCACCGAAATTGCCAAACTCCGCTAG